In Prevotella sp. oral taxon 475, one DNA window encodes the following:
- a CDS encoding DUF6080 domain-containing protein: MNKFKLKKDERPIALVAFLVFACQNALTLYRYHEEFTRVGYMGLWTLFHGRFHVSGFDAFSCIYLSNGKIFYELSRHPLFGPILAPLYWINAAIIRHFDFNAAIYLMAALLTVCATWSFLLMHRILTELVGLRRTDALLLSALLFSFASVMLAAMLPDHFLFSLFLLLLTLYLAGRNLLRHRPMPWWQTALLFFFTAGVTLSNGAKTLLASLFANGKAYFRPRHLLLSTLLPLALLGAAYYAQYVFQLLPRQRESAHIEAMRIKKDSIFVQKSLEHEARKHRIIGRPMGNDALLKWTDKDTPRLQSLIENVFGESIQLHREHLLEDMFVSRPVIVHYHHGVFYVVEAAICLLFVLGLWCARHERLLWLCLSWLGCDVFLHLVLGFGLNEVYIMGAHWLFILPLAIAFLLKRLPPRSAVVLRLVLLLLTLYLWAYNGTLIAGFMLA; the protein is encoded by the coding sequence ATGAATAAGTTCAAACTCAAGAAGGACGAACGCCCCATTGCCCTGGTGGCTTTCCTCGTCTTTGCCTGTCAAAACGCTCTGACGCTGTATCGCTATCACGAGGAGTTCACCCGGGTGGGATACATGGGACTGTGGACGCTTTTCCACGGTCGGTTCCACGTTTCCGGCTTCGATGCCTTCTCGTGCATCTATCTCTCCAATGGTAAGATTTTCTACGAACTCTCCCGTCACCCACTCTTCGGCCCGATACTCGCACCCCTCTATTGGATCAACGCCGCCATCATCCGTCATTTCGATTTCAATGCCGCTATCTATCTCATGGCTGCCCTGCTCACGGTCTGCGCCACATGGTCTTTCCTGCTGATGCACCGCATCCTGACCGAACTGGTGGGTCTGCGCCGTACGGATGCTCTTCTCCTCTCGGCCCTGCTGTTCTCCTTTGCCTCGGTGATGCTCGCCGCCATGCTCCCCGATCATTTTCTCTTCTCCCTCTTCCTCCTCCTGCTCACCCTTTACCTCGCCGGTCGAAACCTCCTCCGTCATCGCCCCATGCCTTGGTGGCAAACGGCTCTGCTCTTCTTCTTCACGGCCGGCGTAACACTCAGCAACGGAGCGAAAACCCTGCTCGCCTCTCTCTTCGCCAATGGGAAGGCCTATTTTCGACCACGCCACCTTCTCCTCTCCACCCTCCTTCCGCTGGCTCTTCTCGGAGCCGCCTATTATGCGCAGTATGTTTTCCAGTTGCTGCCGCGGCAACGCGAGTCGGCCCATATCGAGGCGATGCGAATCAAGAAGGATAGCATTTTTGTGCAGAAAAGTCTGGAGCACGAGGCGCGTAAGCATCGCATCATCGGCAGACCAATGGGCAACGATGCCTTACTGAAGTGGACCGATAAAGACACGCCGCGACTACAGAGCCTGATCGAGAATGTCTTTGGCGAGTCGATACAGCTGCATCGCGAACACCTGCTTGAAGACATGTTCGTGTCGCGCCCCGTCATCGTGCACTATCATCATGGGGTTTTCTATGTTGTCGAGGCAGCCATTTGTCTACTCTTCGTTCTCGGTCTATGGTGTGCGCGGCACGAACGCCTGCTGTGGCTCTGCCTCTCGTGGTTGGGCTGCGATGTCTTTCTACATCTCGTCTTGGGCTTTGGCCTCAACGAGGTCTACATCATGGGAGCCCATTGGCTCTTCATCCTTCCCCTCGCCATCGCTTTCCTCTTGAAGCGGTTGCCTCCTCGGTCCGCCGTTGTCCTGCGCCTTGTTCTGTTGCTGCTCACCCTTTACCTCTGGGCATACAACGGCACCCTCATTGCGGGCTTTATGCTGGCGTAA